A window of the Leucothrix mucor DSM 2157 genome harbors these coding sequences:
- a CDS encoding diacylglycerol/lipid kinase family protein codes for MRAITLIYNPASGTLLELAAEDDLPVYFKSLLAAFPEVQLTLVAFKGDQLNQLKRDLKRTPPDAVWVAGGDGTVLAVASLTESLNIPLGVLPGGTMNLLARDIGMSLTMKMAVRQLIYAEVEYIDRAEINGRPFLCISNFGMSTKLTERRERLRRHAGWIRWPMMLGYMLKFMFIYPPIHIRLEENGKVHQLRTRAVTVTNNPLAAESTIIPMRCALNQGVLGVYVTRDRSIWSLPRLIFRLLIGDWQGDEDMLIFKASSVKVSFRRRKRKLKTMSDGELFRDKVPLKYRIYSRVLPILKPGVIP; via the coding sequence GTGCGCGCCATTACCCTAATCTACAATCCGGCATCGGGCACCTTACTGGAGCTGGCTGCTGAAGATGATTTGCCGGTTTACTTTAAATCGCTGCTCGCCGCGTTTCCCGAAGTGCAGCTTACACTGGTCGCGTTTAAAGGCGATCAGCTGAATCAATTAAAACGAGACCTTAAACGCACGCCACCCGATGCAGTCTGGGTAGCTGGTGGCGATGGCACGGTATTAGCCGTTGCCAGCCTGACCGAATCACTAAATATTCCGCTCGGCGTGTTACCCGGTGGCACCATGAATTTGCTGGCGCGAGATATTGGCATGAGCCTGACGATGAAAATGGCCGTTCGCCAACTGATTTATGCCGAAGTCGAATACATTGACCGCGCAGAAATTAATGGTCGCCCTTTTCTGTGTATTTCTAATTTTGGCATGTCGACTAAACTCACTGAGCGGCGTGAGAGACTTAGGCGTCATGCTGGCTGGATACGCTGGCCAATGATGTTGGGCTATATGCTCAAATTTATGTTTATCTACCCACCCATCCATATTCGCTTAGAAGAGAATGGCAAAGTCCATCAGCTGCGCACGCGTGCGGTGACCGTCACTAATAACCCACTGGCCGCTGAGAGCACCATCATTCCCATGCGTTGCGCTTTGAATCAAGGCGTGCTCGGCGTTTATGTGACACGCGACCGCTCAATCTGGTCACTGCCCCGGCTTATTTTTAGACTACTGATCGGCGACTGGCAAGGGGATGAAGACATGCTGATTTTCAAAGCCTCATCCGTTAAAGTGAGTTTTCGCCGGCGCAAACGTAAGCTCAAAACCATGAGCGATGGCGAGTTATTTCGCGATAAAGTCCCGCTGAAATACCGCATTTATAGCCGCGTTTTGCCAATCCTCAAACCTGGAGTCATACCGTGA
- a CDS encoding YkgJ family cysteine cluster protein produces the protein MTSEVTSVPSEEITCATCRANCCRLEVMLITDTGVPEEFIEVDKWGGMTMARLDDGWCAALDRATMLCSIYDKRPWICREFEMAGYECLAERT, from the coding sequence ATGACGAGTGAAGTAACGAGCGTGCCAAGCGAAGAAATAACCTGCGCCACCTGTAGAGCAAACTGCTGCCGTTTGGAAGTGATGTTGATTACTGATACCGGCGTGCCCGAGGAGTTTATTGAAGTCGATAAATGGGGTGGAATGACCATGGCTCGCTTAGATGATGGATGGTGCGCTGCCTTGGACCGCGCCACGATGCTTTGTAGTATCTATGATAAGCGCCCTTGGATTTGTCGTGAGTTTGAAATGGCAGGCTATGAGTGCCTTGCTGAGCGAACATAA
- a CDS encoding DUF3429 domain-containing protein: MAINNLALIKLLTYLGALPFFLAVYASVSNYSFLGVAASQWFLTYGLAILSFMAGTLWGQVVNEEVRIKRIALASNAITLAAWLAFLLADSSIALVITALGFIALYLLEALVMSHIKRPDYYLGLRLRVTALVVLAHGLMLWQA; this comes from the coding sequence ATGGCTATCAATAATTTAGCACTGATTAAACTACTGACCTACCTCGGTGCATTGCCATTCTTTTTGGCTGTCTATGCGAGCGTCTCTAACTACTCTTTTTTAGGAGTTGCTGCGAGTCAATGGTTTCTAACTTATGGCTTGGCGATTTTAAGTTTTATGGCTGGCACCTTATGGGGTCAAGTGGTGAATGAGGAGGTCAGGATCAAACGCATTGCGCTTGCTAGCAATGCCATTACATTGGCTGCTTGGCTTGCCTTTTTATTGGCAGACTCATCGATAGCACTGGTCATTACGGCTTTGGGGTTTATAGCACTCTACTTATTAGAGGCACTGGTTATGAGTCATATCAAGCGGCCAGATTACTATCTCGGCTTAAGGCTTAGAGTGACAGCGTTAGTCGTATTGGCTCATGGACTGATGCTCTGGCAAGCATGA
- a CDS encoding YbhB/YbcL family Raf kinase inhibitor-like protein produces the protein MNTQFSVHIDAWANGSAIPAKYAFGRPGTDSPFAPSDNISPDIRWSDAPEGTRSFAVICRDPDVPSSGEDVNQAGKTVPADLPRVDFFHWVLVNIPADVSGLDEGEVCQGITPRGKPVGQTAQGLTGKNDYTGWFAGDPDMEGTYGGYDGPCPPWNDSIVHHYHFEVYALDVETLELQGEFSAQDALAAMEGHILASASHMGTYTMNPAI, from the coding sequence ATGAACACACAATTTTCCGTTCACATTGACGCTTGGGCCAATGGCTCAGCAATTCCTGCGAAATACGCATTTGGTCGTCCGGGCACTGATAGCCCATTTGCGCCAAGTGATAATATCAGCCCTGATATTCGCTGGTCTGATGCGCCAGAGGGTACGCGTTCCTTTGCGGTTATCTGTCGTGATCCGGATGTACCATCTTCAGGCGAAGATGTAAATCAAGCAGGCAAGACGGTTCCGGCTGATTTGCCGCGTGTAGATTTCTTTCATTGGGTGCTTGTAAATATTCCTGCTGATGTATCTGGTCTGGATGAAGGTGAAGTGTGTCAAGGCATCACGCCGCGAGGCAAGCCGGTGGGTCAAACCGCACAAGGCCTAACCGGCAAGAATGACTACACCGGATGGTTTGCAGGCGATCCTGATATGGAAGGTACTTACGGTGGCTATGATGGCCCTTGTCCACCATGGAATGACAGTATCGTGCATCACTACCATTTTGAGGTTTATGCGCTGGATGTTGAAACTTTAGAACTGCAAGGTGAGTTCAGTGCTCAGGATGCGTTGGCGGCTATGGAGGGTCATATTCTGGCAAGTGCATCGCATATGGGAACTTATACAATGAATCCCGCTATCTAA
- a CDS encoding tetratricopeptide repeat protein — translation MEKIINLVIVLVIFSGVAFGNQIDSQTKGVDDILEKVSTLEQQLSEVRRDQLNYSIEKNLLKEAYGSNIQTINLMITVVLATFTVFAFFGIKSIGNIREDFRDELRQLREVRGQSEERLKEIEFQQKRAKEELEKISISNATQDTRLRVLELIEKVSSYIQRNFHHQALEYIEIGLDMDSDNTALLEQKELCLLKLKRFPEALSVLEKILKLDPENDRAALNLCELSLFTGHHDRYLELRNKLKDVISRKEYLAWFFDAVELYQTNKDKELVGHIRELIDSITDENLKQIDWGFEEAQHFIVDDNNRDVTSSLLRTLKVLKGKMPASEVFTEN, via the coding sequence ATGGAAAAAATAATTAATTTAGTAATTGTACTCGTGATTTTTTCTGGCGTTGCATTTGGAAATCAAATCGATTCTCAGACTAAGGGAGTCGATGACATTTTGGAGAAAGTTAGCACGCTTGAGCAACAGCTTTCTGAGGTTAGGCGTGATCAACTTAACTATTCCATTGAGAAAAATTTATTAAAAGAAGCTTACGGAAGTAATATTCAAACCATAAATTTGATGATAACAGTTGTGCTGGCGACATTCACGGTATTCGCTTTTTTTGGAATTAAGAGTATTGGAAATATACGTGAAGACTTTCGTGATGAGTTGCGACAGCTTAGGGAGGTTCGAGGACAGTCTGAGGAGCGCCTCAAAGAAATTGAGTTCCAGCAAAAAAGGGCGAAAGAAGAGCTGGAAAAAATATCTATAAGTAATGCAACACAAGACACTAGATTGCGAGTGCTTGAGTTAATTGAAAAGGTTTCTTCATATATTCAACGAAATTTTCATCATCAGGCTCTAGAGTATATAGAGATAGGCTTGGATATGGATAGCGATAATACTGCCTTGCTTGAACAAAAGGAGCTATGTCTATTAAAGCTCAAGCGATTTCCGGAAGCTCTATCTGTGTTAGAGAAAATATTAAAATTAGATCCGGAAAACGATAGAGCTGCACTGAATTTGTGCGAATTGTCCTTATTCACTGGGCACCATGATCGATATTTAGAGCTTCGAAATAAACTTAAAGATGTAATATCAAGAAAAGAGTACTTAGCTTGGTTTTTTGATGCTGTTGAACTTTATCAAACCAATAAAGATAAAGAGTTAGTGGGACATATTCGGGAGCTTATAGATAGTATTACAGATGAAAATCTGAAGCAGATAGATTGGGGATTCGAGGAGGCACAGCATTTCATCGTGGATGATAACAACAGAGATGTTACTTCTTCGTTATTGAGAACATTAAAAGTACTTAAAGGGAAAATGCCCGCAAGCGAAGTTTTCACGGAGAATTAG
- a CDS encoding DUF4303 domain-containing protein — MKLYTLQQTIEAELYQACIKYIELIQQDLAGEKIYGFNVYSYGFEQGVYVAVATLESLERKQKVAAEQAFQIPKAYLEICADEWEYIGLHSEVFFSLSEYLIALYDVLYEGCEFDDETDFQAAEAHITKAIPEAIIQTLIKLKQDGVFNTALFEKDLFLGYQVADAADNDQVAGYVQASARLNSPYWHDKLLGYQQYCLAQNS, encoded by the coding sequence ATGAAACTTTATACCCTACAACAAACGATCGAAGCCGAGTTATATCAGGCTTGTATTAAGTATATTGAGCTGATTCAGCAAGACTTAGCGGGCGAAAAAATCTATGGCTTTAATGTGTATAGCTATGGTTTTGAGCAGGGGGTGTATGTTGCCGTTGCAACGCTTGAGAGCTTAGAGCGAAAGCAAAAAGTCGCTGCTGAGCAAGCATTTCAAATACCCAAGGCATATCTGGAAATCTGTGCGGATGAGTGGGAATACATTGGTTTGCATTCGGAGGTATTCTTTTCACTTTCAGAGTACCTGATTGCGCTCTACGATGTGCTTTACGAGGGTTGTGAGTTTGACGATGAGACTGATTTTCAGGCGGCGGAAGCGCATATTACTAAGGCCATACCTGAAGCGATTATTCAAACACTGATAAAACTCAAACAAGATGGCGTGTTTAACACAGCGCTATTTGAGAAGGATCTCTTTCTGGGGTATCAAGTGGCTGACGCTGCGGATAATGATCAAGTCGCCGGGTATGTTCAAGCCTCGGCACGGCTGAATTCTCCGTATTGGCATGACAAGCTGTTGGGCTACCAGCAGTATTGCCTCGCTCAAAACAGTTAA
- a CDS encoding metallophosphoesterase family protein, with product MTCIAHLSDLHFGRELPSIIDGLLKSLDVIQPELIIISGDLTQRATHREFRDARAFLDSLKQPYMIIPGNHDLSAYRLWERFIYPWRKWRNYISDDLQPVVKRKGFTATGVNTARRIGFYLDLSRGRISQHQVKRVCKVFKDTPEDSLNIVVAHHPFWLPESSLSRSLIGNRDHAIKSFSEAGVDLILGGHIHLAYVEPVKGIIVSHAGTSTSHRLIAHQPNSFNVIKGDRKQLVMEEMEWTGHKFECVNPERFKRTPHGWQLQ from the coding sequence GTGACTTGTATCGCTCACCTGTCTGATCTGCACTTTGGGCGCGAATTGCCCTCCATTATTGATGGCTTGCTGAAAAGTCTGGATGTCATCCAACCAGAGCTAATCATTATTAGTGGCGATCTAACCCAGCGCGCAACGCATCGGGAGTTTCGGGATGCCCGCGCGTTTCTAGACAGCCTCAAACAGCCGTACATGATTATTCCGGGCAATCATGATTTATCGGCATATCGACTGTGGGAACGCTTTATTTACCCTTGGCGCAAGTGGCGCAACTATATCTCGGATGACCTTCAGCCGGTGGTGAAGCGCAAGGGCTTTACCGCGACCGGTGTGAATACCGCACGACGTATTGGCTTTTATCTGGACTTGTCACGTGGGCGTATTAGCCAGCATCAAGTGAAACGAGTCTGCAAAGTATTTAAAGACACACCGGAAGATTCCTTGAATATCGTCGTGGCACATCACCCTTTCTGGCTGCCCGAATCAAGCCTTAGCCGCAGCCTGATCGGCAATCGCGATCACGCCATTAAGTCCTTTAGCGAAGCGGGGGTTGATCTAATTCTTGGCGGACACATTCACTTAGCGTATGTAGAGCCAGTTAAGGGCATTATTGTGTCTCATGCGGGCACCTCAACATCGCACCGTTTGATTGCCCATCAACCCAATAGTTTTAATGTAATCAAAGGCGACCGAAAACAACTGGTCATGGAAGAAATGGAGTGGACGGGGCACAAGTTTGAATGTGTAAACCCGGAGCGATTTAAGCGCACACCACACGGCTGGCAGTTGCAGTAG
- the gnd gene encoding decarboxylating NADP(+)-dependent phosphogluconate dehydrogenase — protein MNYDIALIGLAVMGQNLILNMNDKGYKVVAYNRTVSVTQDFLNGPAKDTNIVGAESYEAMVGMLSKPRKIMLMVKAGDAVDAVIDELLPLLDEGDVIIDGGNANYPDSQRRSIDLKAKGIRFIGSGISGGEEGARFGPSIMPGGNPEAWPLVKDILQDISAKTKDGQPCCDWVGSDGAGHFVKMVHNGIEYGDMQLIGEAYHFMKDLLKMDNAAMQAVFAKWNKGDLESYLIEITADILNFKEDGEYVVDRIVDKAGQKGTGKWTAINALDFGIPVTLIGEAVFARSLSALKDERVVASGILQAPPAVDLSAEQAEFVEALGDALLASKMVSYAQGFMLMREASEQFNWDLQYGAIAQLWRQGCIIRSVFLDDIKRAYDRSPELDSLLIDEYFCGKVGEAQAGWRKVLAKAIEVGIPTPAMSAALAFYDGYRTANLPANLLQAQRDYFGAHTYERTDRPAGERFHSNWTGAGGDVPSSSYDA, from the coding sequence ATGAACTACGACATTGCGCTCATTGGCCTTGCAGTAATGGGTCAGAACCTTATCCTCAATATGAATGATAAAGGTTACAAGGTTGTTGCTTACAACCGCACAGTTTCCGTCACTCAGGATTTCCTCAACGGCCCGGCAAAAGACACTAATATCGTAGGCGCTGAAAGCTACGAAGCCATGGTCGGTATGCTGAGCAAGCCTCGTAAAATCATGTTGATGGTGAAGGCTGGCGATGCAGTTGATGCGGTGATTGATGAGCTGCTGCCACTATTGGATGAAGGTGATGTGATTATCGACGGCGGAAACGCCAACTACCCTGACTCCCAGCGTCGTTCGATCGATCTTAAAGCCAAAGGCATCCGCTTTATCGGTAGCGGTATTTCTGGTGGAGAAGAGGGGGCGCGTTTCGGGCCATCCATTATGCCAGGCGGCAATCCGGAAGCATGGCCACTGGTCAAAGACATTCTCCAAGACATCAGTGCAAAAACTAAAGACGGCCAGCCTTGTTGCGATTGGGTAGGTAGTGATGGCGCGGGCCACTTTGTGAAAATGGTTCACAACGGGATTGAGTATGGCGATATGCAGCTGATCGGCGAAGCGTATCACTTTATGAAAGACCTGCTGAAAATGGACAATGCGGCGATGCAAGCGGTGTTTGCCAAGTGGAACAAAGGCGACCTTGAAAGCTACCTAATCGAAATCACCGCTGACATTCTTAACTTTAAAGAAGATGGCGAGTACGTCGTTGATCGCATTGTTGATAAAGCCGGCCAAAAAGGCACCGGTAAGTGGACGGCGATCAATGCGCTGGACTTTGGTATTCCGGTCACGCTGATTGGCGAAGCGGTATTTGCACGTAGCTTGTCTGCTTTAAAAGATGAGCGCGTCGTGGCGTCTGGTATTTTGCAAGCGCCACCGGCAGTCGACTTATCGGCAGAGCAGGCTGAGTTTGTTGAAGCGCTGGGTGATGCATTGTTAGCGTCAAAAATGGTGTCTTATGCGCAGGGCTTTATGTTGATGCGTGAAGCCTCTGAGCAATTTAACTGGGATCTACAGTACGGTGCGATTGCGCAGCTGTGGCGCCAAGGCTGCATTATCCGTTCGGTGTTCTTAGATGATATCAAGCGCGCTTATGACCGTTCGCCTGAGTTGGATAGTTTGCTGATTGATGAGTATTTCTGTGGCAAGGTCGGCGAGGCGCAAGCGGGCTGGCGTAAGGTGTTAGCTAAAGCGATTGAGGTTGGTATTCCAACACCTGCCATGAGTGCGGCACTGGCATTTTATGATGGCTATCGTACTGCGAATTTACCAGCGAATTTGTTGCAGGCGCAGCGGGATTACTTTGGAGCGCATACTTATGAGCGCACTGACCGCCCAGCGGGTGAGCGTTTCCATTCTAATTGGACGGGTGCGGGTGGTGATGTGCCTAGCTCCAGCTATGATGCTTAA
- a CDS encoding ATP-binding protein — protein sequence MSTADRKRLPIGIQTFREIRENNHYYVDKTALALQLIQSGKHYFLSRPRRFGKSLFLDTLKEIFEGNSPLFEDLAIHPHWDWSVQYPVIRFSFGSKEYSQGNGLESTLNTQLSHLEQTFGLQKQFEDASGRFADLLVQLHKTTGLPVVVLIDEYDKPMLDALEHPEIAKANRDFLRGFYGVIKDYDAHIRFSLLTGVSKFSKVSLFSGLNNLNDISLDKRYSSLCGYTDKDIDQTFAAELDGLDRQAIRDWYNGYHWRGEGVYNPFDILQLFDKREFRNYWFETGTPTFLVDLLFKRQVPSLQLDNMLSSSAILSSFDIEEIATEALLFQTGYLTIKHEENLGGQYFYTLGYPNREVYQSLNENLLSVLVQDKTRQTQQSSQLYRRLLVNDFDGLRQLFHSFYASIPHHWYTHNDIQNFEGYYASVFYSYFAALGLTVIVEDCTNHGRLDMTVKFNQQIYLFEFKVVEIAPEGKALQQLKDKAYADKYRGLGQPIHLIGVEFSKESRNIVGFEVVSG from the coding sequence ATGAGCACAGCAGACCGCAAACGACTCCCAATTGGCATTCAAACCTTTCGGGAGATTCGCGAAAATAATCACTATTACGTGGATAAAACAGCGCTGGCACTGCAATTAATTCAAAGTGGAAAGCACTACTTTCTATCCCGTCCACGTCGTTTCGGTAAAAGCTTGTTTCTGGACACATTGAAAGAGATTTTTGAAGGCAACAGCCCACTCTTTGAAGACTTAGCCATTCACCCACACTGGGATTGGTCAGTGCAATATCCTGTCATTCGTTTTAGCTTTGGCAGTAAAGAATACAGTCAGGGAAATGGACTGGAGTCGACACTAAACACACAGCTCAGTCATTTGGAACAAACCTTTGGCCTCCAGAAACAGTTTGAGGATGCCAGTGGGCGCTTTGCTGATCTTCTGGTACAGCTGCATAAAACCACCGGCCTGCCAGTTGTCGTACTCATTGACGAGTATGACAAACCGATGCTTGATGCGTTGGAACACCCCGAGATTGCCAAGGCAAATCGTGATTTTCTGCGCGGGTTTTATGGCGTCATTAAAGACTACGACGCGCATATTCGCTTTAGCCTATTAACCGGCGTTAGCAAGTTCTCAAAAGTCAGCTTATTTTCCGGCCTGAATAACCTCAACGACATTTCATTGGATAAGCGCTACTCCTCGCTTTGTGGTTACACCGATAAGGATATCGATCAAACCTTTGCCGCCGAGCTTGATGGACTTGATCGCCAAGCCATACGTGACTGGTACAATGGTTATCATTGGCGGGGTGAAGGTGTTTATAACCCCTTTGATATTCTGCAACTGTTTGATAAGCGTGAATTCAGAAACTACTGGTTTGAAACTGGCACGCCTACCTTCTTAGTCGATTTACTGTTTAAGCGCCAAGTACCCAGCCTGCAACTTGATAATATGCTTAGCAGCAGTGCCATTCTTTCCAGCTTTGATATTGAAGAGATTGCCACCGAAGCCCTGCTATTCCAAACAGGCTACTTGACCATTAAGCACGAAGAAAACTTAGGCGGGCAATACTTTTACACGCTCGGCTATCCCAACCGTGAAGTCTATCAAAGCCTCAATGAAAACCTGCTTTCGGTACTAGTACAGGATAAAACGCGTCAGACCCAGCAATCCTCACAACTTTATCGTCGATTGCTGGTGAATGACTTTGATGGACTGCGGCAGTTATTCCACAGCTTTTACGCCAGCATTCCGCACCACTGGTACACGCATAACGATATTCAAAATTTTGAAGGTTATTACGCCAGCGTATTTTATTCTTACTTTGCGGCATTGGGGCTGACTGTAATCGTTGAAGACTGCACCAACCACGGACGGCTGGATATGACGGTGAAGTTTAACCAGCAGATTTATCTGTTTGAATTTAAAGTCGTCGAAATCGCCCCCGAAGGTAAAGCCTTACAGCAACTTAAAGATAAAGCCTATGCAGATAAGTATCGCGGACTTGGGCAACCGATTCATTTGATTGGGGTGGAGTTTAGCAAGGAGTCACGAAATATTGTGGGGTTTGAGGTTGTGAGCGGCTGA
- the htpG gene encoding molecular chaperone HtpG, with the protein MTQPQAKESMQFQTEVNQLLQLMIHSLYSNKEIFLRELISNGADACDKLRFNAISDDSLYEGDGELRIEVEFDEAANTVTIRDNGIGMTRDQVIEHIGTIAKSGTKEFLSKLGDDAAKNSNLIGQFGVGFYSAFIVADKVTLTTRAAGQTESVTWESDGQNGYTLETADKTTRGTEIVLHLKEEEKEFANGYRLRNVISTYSDHIPLPVKMLKTPEPEFDDEGNVKEDAEPKAPEWEVVNKANALWTMPKSEIKDEDYQEFYKHIAHDWQDALAWSHNHVEGKLEYKSLLYVPAKAQMDLWEPEQRNGIKLYVQRVFIMDDTKNLMPHYLRFVRGVIDSNDLPLNVSREILQSNHVIDSMKKASVKKVLGLLEKIAKDDAEKYQSFWNEFGKVLKEGPTEDAANKEQIAKLLRFSSTHTDSSTQDVTLEDYVSRMQEGQEKIYYVTADTFTAAKNSPHLEVFRSKGIEVLLLSDRVDEWMISGLTEFDGKSLQSVAKGELDLGKLDSEEDKEEQKKVEDEAQSLLKHLKEVLEDKVDDVRVSHRLTTSPSCIVLNEQDMALYMQQLMKQAGHAMPSSKPILEINPTHPLLVRMESEADDEQFKDWASILFDQALLAEGGHLEDPAGFVHKLNALMLKLS; encoded by the coding sequence ATGACACAACCACAAGCTAAAGAGTCGATGCAGTTTCAGACAGAAGTGAATCAGCTTCTGCAACTGATGATCCACTCTCTGTATTCCAATAAAGAAATATTTCTGCGTGAATTGATTTCCAACGGTGCGGATGCCTGTGACAAGTTACGCTTTAACGCGATTTCAGATGACTCCTTATATGAAGGCGACGGCGAGTTGCGCATTGAAGTTGAGTTTGATGAAGCCGCGAATACCGTCACCATCCGTGATAACGGTATTGGTATGACTCGTGACCAAGTGATTGAGCACATCGGTACCATCGCTAAATCAGGCACAAAAGAGTTCTTATCAAAGCTGGGCGATGACGCCGCAAAGAACTCTAACCTGATCGGTCAGTTCGGTGTTGGTTTCTACTCTGCCTTTATCGTGGCAGACAAAGTGACGTTGACGACGCGTGCAGCGGGCCAAACTGAGTCAGTGACTTGGGAATCTGATGGCCAGAACGGCTACACATTAGAAACTGCTGACAAAACAACTCGCGGTACAGAAATCGTTCTGCACCTGAAAGAAGAAGAGAAAGAATTCGCCAACGGCTACCGTCTGCGTAACGTCATTTCAACCTACTCGGATCACATTCCGCTGCCGGTTAAAATGCTTAAAACACCAGAGCCTGAGTTCGATGACGAAGGCAATGTTAAAGAAGACGCTGAGCCAAAAGCACCAGAGTGGGAAGTGGTTAACAAAGCCAATGCACTGTGGACTATGCCTAAGAGCGAAATCAAAGACGAAGACTATCAGGAATTCTACAAGCACATTGCCCATGATTGGCAGGATGCACTGGCATGGTCTCACAACCATGTAGAAGGTAAGCTGGAATACAAGTCTCTGTTATATGTCCCTGCTAAAGCACAGATGGATTTGTGGGAGCCAGAGCAGCGTAACGGCATTAAGTTGTACGTGCAGCGTGTGTTCATTATGGATGACACCAAGAATCTGATGCCTCACTACCTGCGTTTCGTGCGCGGTGTAATCGATTCTAACGATCTGCCATTGAACGTGTCACGTGAGATTCTGCAAAGCAATCACGTTATCGACAGCATGAAGAAAGCGTCTGTGAAGAAGGTGCTTGGCTTGCTGGAGAAGATCGCTAAGGATGACGCTGAGAAGTATCAGTCATTCTGGAATGAGTTCGGTAAAGTGCTGAAAGAAGGCCCAACTGAAGATGCGGCTAACAAAGAGCAGATTGCTAAGTTGTTGCGTTTCTCTTCTACTCATACGGACTCTTCAACTCAGGATGTGACGCTGGAAGATTACGTGTCTCGCATGCAGGAAGGTCAGGAAAAGATTTACTACGTTACTGCTGATACGTTCACCGCAGCGAAAAACAGCCCACACCTGGAAGTATTCCGCTCCAAAGGCATCGAAGTACTGTTGCTGTCTGACCGCGTAGATGAGTGGATGATCAGTGGCTTGACTGAGTTTGATGGTAAGTCACTGCAGTCAGTTGCTAAGGGCGAGTTGGATCTGGGTAAATTGGATTCTGAAGAAGATAAGGAAGAGCAAAAGAAGGTTGAAGACGAAGCACAATCTTTATTGAAGCATTTGAAAGAAGTGCTGGAAGATAAGGTTGATGATGTGCGTGTTTCTCACCGTCTGACGACTTCACCTTCTTGTATCGTACTGAATGAGCAAGATATGGCGCTGTACATGCAGCAACTGATGAAGCAAGCCGGCCATGCAATGCCATCTAGCAAGCCGATTCTGGAAATCAATCCGACTCACCCATTGTTGGTGCGTATGGAAAGTGAAGCCGATGATGAGCAGTTCAAAGACTGGGCAAGCATCCTGTTTGATCAGGCGTTGTTGGCAGAAGGTGGCCATCTGGAAGATCCAGCAGGCTTCGTTCACAAGCTGAACGCGCTGATGCTGAAGCTGTCATAA
- a CDS encoding NAD(P)H-hydrate epimerase produces the protein MKQKTYTGTTCKQIDRIAIEQYGYSGLQLMTTAGEAAFQHIKTYYPTARSLLILCGSGNNGGDGYVVGSYALEATWDVTIIATEPPKTPDAKTVAQHYESLGGQIIGASDLDSLKAKPDLIIDALLGVGLTGAPRGAYAELIKFANQQAAPIVALDVPSGLDADTGQAFSPCIQAEHTITFIAQKLGLVTGSGVACAGVVDVETLGLIPEVYDLVDAVEISDSAI, from the coding sequence ATGAAACAAAAAACCTACACCGGAACCACCTGCAAACAGATCGACCGCATTGCCATAGAACAGTACGGCTACTCCGGCCTTCAGCTCATGACAACCGCAGGCGAAGCCGCCTTCCAACACATCAAAACCTACTACCCTACGGCCAGATCGTTACTAATTCTCTGTGGCAGTGGCAATAACGGTGGCGATGGCTATGTGGTTGGCTCTTACGCATTAGAAGCAACATGGGATGTCACCATTATCGCTACTGAACCGCCCAAAACTCCAGACGCTAAAACGGTCGCACAACACTATGAATCACTCGGCGGGCAAATCATTGGAGCCTCCGATTTAGACTCACTCAAAGCAAAGCCAGACCTCATTATCGACGCGCTACTGGGTGTGGGTTTGACAGGTGCGCCACGCGGTGCTTATGCAGAACTAATTAAATTTGCCAATCAACAAGCAGCGCCGATTGTTGCTTTAGATGTGCCCAGCGGCTTAGATGCCGATACCGGTCAGGCATTCTCGCCCTGCATTCAAGCAGAGCACACCATCACCTTTATTGCTCAGAAATTAGGGCTAGTGACTGGTTCTGGAGTGGCCTGTGCAGGCGTGGTTGATGTGGAAACACTAGGGCTTATCCCTGAAGTGTATGATCTAGTCGACGCTGTAGAGATTAGCGACTCAGCCATTTAA